Proteins encoded together in one Chitinophaga sp. LS1 window:
- a CDS encoding ZIP family metal transporter, which translates to MNWLLLIIIFAATIGGGIIPMVVRKANPNLPIYLLAMSGACLFGITILHLVPEVYHELGHKAGIYIVAGFFLQVALQQLSHGTEHGHTHLPQGDHDHVSITPLLLGLSVHAFMEGIPLGFQFADPAALSSLVIGVAAHKLPEAMTLITVMMHSHQHGAKLWRILLIFSAVTPAAAILAAVLGSHSVYITNIIVYLVALVIGAFLHISTTIFYESGTRHHELSKRKVLAIMAGLLLAFLTLIFE; encoded by the coding sequence ATGAACTGGCTTTTATTAATCATCATATTTGCTGCTACAATAGGTGGTGGTATTATTCCAATGGTGGTCAGGAAGGCAAATCCCAACCTGCCCATTTACCTGCTGGCAATGTCCGGCGCCTGCCTCTTCGGCATCACTATCCTGCACCTGGTGCCGGAAGTGTATCACGAACTGGGGCACAAGGCTGGTATTTACATAGTAGCCGGTTTTTTTCTTCAGGTAGCTTTACAACAATTATCACATGGTACAGAGCATGGGCATACCCACCTGCCACAGGGGGATCATGATCATGTGTCTATTACCCCTTTATTGCTGGGTCTTTCCGTACATGCATTTATGGAAGGAATTCCACTGGGGTTTCAGTTCGCAGACCCTGCAGCACTGTCTTCGCTGGTGATAGGGGTAGCTGCCCACAAGTTGCCGGAGGCGATGACTTTGATCACTGTTATGATGCATAGTCATCAGCATGGAGCGAAACTATGGCGTATTCTTCTTATCTTTTCGGCCGTCACTCCGGCCGCCGCAATACTGGCAGCCGTTCTGGGCAGTCACTCCGTGTATATTACAAACATTATCGTTTACCTGGTAGCGTTGGTGATCGGAGCGTTTTTGCATATATCCACAACCATTTTCTATGAAAGTGGTACACGTCATCATGAATTGAGCAAGCGGAAGGTGTTGGCCATAATGGCAGGACTCCTTTTAGCATTTCTTACTTTAATATTTGAATAA
- the glmM gene encoding phosphoglucosamine mutase, with the protein MALIKSISGIRGTIGGKPGEGLSPLDVVKFTAAFGTWLTQQSDNKKVVIGRDGRISGEMVKQLVVATLNGLGLDVVDLDLSTTPTVEIAVKMENAAGGIILTASHNPKEWNALKLLNGDGEFISGEDGAVVLDLAAREDFTFADVNKLGTYERNDTYMQKHIDMVLNYPLVDVAAIKARNFKVVVDAVNSTGATFIPALLKALGVEDVTVLFGEVNGRFSHNPEPLPENLTALSNEVNKSQADLGIAVDPDVDRLCFVCEDGSMFGEEYTLVAVADYILKHRKGNTVSNLSSTQALKDVTLKAGGEYHPSAVGEVNVVRKMKEVNAVIGGEGNGGIIVPDLHYGRDALIGIGLFLSHVAHTKKNLKAIRNSYPDYFISKNKIELDKGVDVKTIFEKIKGKYKNQPVNTEDGLKIEFDKDWVHLRTSNTEPIIRIYSESQNETTADNIAKRIMQDIREFMH; encoded by the coding sequence GTGGCACTGATCAAATCTATTTCTGGTATTCGCGGAACCATCGGAGGAAAACCCGGCGAAGGGCTTTCTCCTCTTGATGTGGTAAAATTTACAGCAGCATTCGGGACCTGGCTCACACAACAATCTGACAACAAAAAAGTAGTTATTGGCCGTGACGGACGTATTTCCGGTGAAATGGTCAAGCAACTGGTTGTTGCCACCCTGAATGGTTTGGGACTGGACGTGGTAGACCTCGACCTTTCCACTACCCCTACGGTAGAAATTGCGGTAAAAATGGAAAATGCTGCCGGAGGTATCATCCTGACTGCCAGCCATAATCCAAAGGAATGGAACGCTCTGAAGCTATTGAACGGCGATGGCGAATTCATTTCCGGCGAGGATGGTGCAGTCGTACTGGACCTTGCAGCCCGCGAAGACTTTACCTTTGCTGATGTCAACAAGCTGGGGACTTATGAAAGGAACGATACCTATATGCAGAAGCATATAGATATGGTCCTGAATTACCCGCTGGTAGACGTTGCGGCTATCAAAGCGCGCAACTTTAAAGTAGTGGTGGATGCGGTAAACTCTACTGGTGCTACCTTCATTCCGGCTTTGCTGAAAGCACTGGGTGTGGAGGATGTAACAGTACTGTTTGGTGAAGTGAATGGCCGGTTCAGTCACAATCCCGAGCCTCTGCCGGAGAACCTGACTGCGCTGAGCAACGAAGTAAACAAGTCACAGGCAGATCTGGGTATCGCCGTAGATCCGGATGTGGATCGTCTTTGCTTTGTTTGCGAAGATGGCAGCATGTTCGGTGAAGAGTATACCCTGGTTGCAGTTGCTGACTATATCCTGAAGCACCGGAAAGGTAATACCGTTTCCAACCTGTCTTCTACTCAGGCACTGAAAGATGTGACCCTGAAAGCTGGTGGGGAGTATCACCCTTCAGCTGTAGGCGAGGTGAACGTGGTAAGGAAGATGAAGGAAGTAAATGCTGTGATCGGTGGTGAAGGTAACGGTGGTATCATCGTTCCGGACCTGCACTATGGTCGGGATGCGCTGATCGGTATTGGTTTGTTCCTGAGCCATGTGGCACATACAAAGAAGAACCTGAAGGCCATCAGAAACAGCTATCCTGATTACTTCATTTCAAAGAATAAGATCGAGCTGGATAAGGGTGTGGATGTGAAGACGATTTTTGAAAAGATCAAGGGTAAGTATAAGAACCAGCCGGTGAATACCGAAGATGGTCTGAAGATTGAGTTCGACAAGGATTGGGTTCACCTGAGAACTTCCAATACTGAGCCAATCATCAGGATTTACTCTGAAAGTCAGAATGAAACGACTGCAGATAACATCGCTAAAAGAATAATGCAGGATATCAGAGAATTCATGCATTGA
- a CDS encoding class I SAM-dependent methyltransferase, giving the protein MILEAYNDTDVEVQKQWFKDWFNSPYYHLLYNNRDNKEAASFIDKLLEYLQPAASATMLDVACGRGRHSRYLADKGFFVTGIDLSINSINIAKKLENDHLTFFQHDMRLPFWVNYFDQVFNFFTSFGYFESQRENDNALRTLKNALKPGGKLVLDYLNSTYVADHLVGSEIKEVDDVVFDIQRELVDGHFHKQINILDRARLQRASFTESVCAYTLADFEEMFARQGLQITEVFGDYHFNAYNEQLSPRLIIIATKP; this is encoded by the coding sequence ATGATACTAGAAGCATATAACGATACGGACGTGGAAGTACAAAAACAGTGGTTCAAAGATTGGTTCAATTCTCCCTATTATCACCTGCTGTACAACAACAGGGATAATAAAGAAGCTGCCTCATTTATCGACAAGTTGCTGGAATACCTGCAACCAGCCGCCAGCGCAACCATGCTGGATGTAGCCTGCGGCCGTGGCCGTCACTCGCGCTACCTTGCGGACAAGGGCTTCTTTGTTACAGGGATCGACCTGTCCATCAACAGTATCAATATTGCCAAAAAACTGGAAAATGATCACCTGACCTTTTTCCAGCACGATATGCGTCTCCCATTCTGGGTCAACTACTTCGACCAGGTTTTCAACTTCTTCACCAGTTTTGGCTACTTCGAGTCCCAAAGGGAAAACGACAATGCGCTCCGCACCCTTAAAAACGCCCTCAAACCGGGGGGGAAACTCGTTCTGGACTACCTGAACAGCACTTATGTAGCCGATCATCTGGTAGGCAGCGAGATAAAAGAAGTAGACGATGTAGTCTTCGACATACAGCGTGAGCTGGTAGACGGTCACTTTCACAAGCAGATCAATATCCTGGATCGTGCCCGCCTACAGCGTGCTTCCTTCACCGAAAGCGTATGCGCTTATACTTTAGCCGACTTTGAAGAGATGTTCGCCCGTCAGGGTTTACAGATAACTGAGGTGTTTGGTGACTATCATTTCAATGCTTATAATGAGCAATTGTCACCCAGACTGATCATTATTGCCACAAAACCTTAG
- a CDS encoding aromatic amino acid ammonia-lyase, which produces MVVIGSKELSLEEVHRILFNGEELSLDTAALQQVEENFTFLKQFSAKKLIYGINTGFGPMAQYRISESDTTQLQYNLIRSHSSGAGNYLNPVLTKSLMIARLSSFMQAHSGVHPELVILLRDLINKNVSPCVYEHGGVGASGDLVQLAHLGLVLIGEGEVVYEGQLRPTAEVFAELGIKPMGVHVREGLAVINGTSTMTGIGLVNIIQAKKLLGWSLILSAMINEVVEAFDDHLSAELNAVKKHAGQNKVAAAMRDILKDSKMVRHRPDHFYKELEEEIFKDKVQEYYSLRCVPQVLGPVYDTLAHAEQIVVQELNSVSDNPVVDHHQQNVFHGGNFHGDYISLEMDKVKIAITKLSMLSERQLNYLMNDKLNHKFPPFMNLGKLGLNFGMQGIQFTATSTVAENQTLSFPMYVHSIPNNNDNQDIVSMGTNSALLTQKVIDNTFEVLAIHVMTMLQAVDYLNCQDKLSSFSHLIYQEVRAIFPKFIQDSPKYKDAKRIKEYLQQHEPKVNI; this is translated from the coding sequence ATGGTCGTAATAGGAAGTAAAGAGCTTTCTTTGGAAGAAGTGCACCGGATCTTGTTCAATGGGGAGGAGTTATCCCTTGATACAGCGGCTTTACAACAGGTAGAGGAGAATTTTACATTCTTAAAGCAGTTTTCCGCCAAAAAACTGATCTATGGTATCAATACCGGTTTTGGCCCTATGGCTCAATACCGCATCAGCGAAAGCGATACAACTCAATTGCAATACAATCTAATTCGCAGCCATAGTTCAGGAGCTGGTAACTATCTGAATCCTGTACTGACCAAAAGTTTGATGATAGCGCGTCTCAGCAGTTTTATGCAGGCACATTCAGGTGTACATCCTGAGTTGGTGATATTACTGAGAGACCTGATCAATAAAAACGTTTCCCCTTGTGTATATGAGCATGGTGGAGTAGGTGCCAGCGGCGACCTGGTTCAGTTGGCTCACCTGGGCCTGGTACTGATCGGTGAAGGAGAAGTAGTATATGAAGGCCAGCTGCGCCCGACAGCTGAAGTATTTGCGGAACTTGGCATCAAGCCAATGGGGGTGCATGTACGTGAAGGGCTGGCAGTGATTAACGGTACCTCTACCATGACTGGTATTGGTCTGGTGAACATCATCCAGGCAAAGAAACTGCTGGGGTGGAGTTTGATCCTGTCTGCTATGATCAATGAAGTGGTGGAAGCATTTGACGACCACCTTTCTGCTGAACTGAATGCCGTAAAGAAACATGCCGGTCAGAACAAAGTGGCGGCCGCTATGCGCGACATTCTGAAAGATAGTAAGATGGTAAGGCACCGTCCTGACCACTTCTACAAAGAACTGGAAGAAGAGATCTTTAAAGATAAAGTACAGGAGTACTACTCCCTGCGTTGTGTACCACAGGTGCTGGGTCCGGTTTACGATACGCTGGCACATGCTGAGCAGATCGTGGTACAGGAACTGAACTCCGTGAGCGACAACCCGGTAGTGGATCATCATCAGCAGAACGTATTTCATGGTGGTAATTTCCACGGTGATTATATATCCCTGGAAATGGATAAGGTGAAGATTGCGATCACCAAACTGTCCATGCTCTCTGAAAGGCAGCTGAACTACCTGATGAACGACAAGCTGAATCACAAGTTCCCGCCATTCATGAACCTGGGCAAACTGGGTCTCAACTTCGGTATGCAGGGTATTCAGTTCACTGCTACCTCTACTGTAGCGGAGAACCAGACGCTGTCATTCCCGATGTATGTGCATAGTATTCCTAACAATAATGATAACCAGGATATTGTGAGCATGGGTACCAACTCAGCGCTCCTGACGCAGAAGGTAATAGACAATACCTTCGAGGTATTGGCTATCCACGTGATGACGATGCTCCAGGCAGTGGATTACCTGAATTGTCAGGATAAACTGTCATCCTTCTCACACCTGATCTACCAGGAAGTAAGGGCAATTTTCCCTAAATTTATCCAGGATAGCCCTAAATACAAGGATGCTAAAAGGATTAAGGAATACCTGCAGCAGCACGAACCAAAAGTGAATATCTAA
- a CDS encoding phosphatase PAP2 family protein, which produces MKQALLHLDHQLFNLINGQWHTPWMDAFIPMLREPFMWAPLYLFLGLFVTINFGWRGFWWIAFFLLTFGLADQGSLHIKDFFDRVRPCRNPDLAGTVRILVSYCPQSGSFTSNHAANHFALGTFCFLTFRHINKWLASLFFLWALAICYAQVYVGVHYPFDVAGGAILGIFLGVMSGSFFQRRIRLEPELTT; this is translated from the coding sequence ATGAAACAAGCATTGCTTCACCTGGACCATCAGTTGTTTAACCTGATCAATGGCCAATGGCATACGCCGTGGATGGATGCCTTTATTCCCATGCTAAGGGAACCTTTTATGTGGGCGCCATTATACCTTTTCCTCGGTCTGTTTGTCACGATCAACTTTGGTTGGAGAGGTTTCTGGTGGATTGCCTTTTTCCTGCTCACTTTTGGTCTTGCGGACCAGGGTAGTCTGCACATTAAGGACTTTTTCGACAGGGTAAGGCCCTGCCGTAATCCGGACCTGGCGGGTACCGTGCGCATTCTGGTGAGTTATTGCCCACAGAGTGGTAGCTTTACTTCCAACCATGCAGCCAATCACTTTGCCCTGGGTACCTTTTGTTTTTTAACTTTTCGCCATATCAACAAATGGTTGGCTTCCCTGTTTTTCCTGTGGGCACTTGCTATTTGCTATGCTCAGGTATACGTAGGGGTGCATTATCCGTTTGATGTAGCTGGCGGTGCCATATTAGGGATATTTTTAGGAGTAATGAGCGGCAGCTTTTTCCAGCGCCGTATCCGACTGGAACCTGAACTAACGACATGA
- a CDS encoding LytR/AlgR family response regulator transcription factor → MIRCIAVDDEPLALEIITDFAKKIPFLQLVGTFENAAEALRFLQEDRVDLLFLDIKMPDITGIQFMKSLKYPPMVVFTTAYGEYALEGFDLEVVDYLLKPVPFERFLRAATKALELQTMSQQKNNDNNNNHVSDYIFIKTEYKIIKINLEDILFIEALKDYTKIYTPFQPVLTLRSLKSFETRLPSDKFIRVHRSYVVSLNKINSVEKNTVMIANQSIPISDGYREKFYDVINRNS, encoded by the coding sequence ATGATCAGGTGTATAGCGGTGGATGATGAACCACTGGCATTGGAAATTATTACAGACTTTGCGAAGAAAATACCCTTTCTTCAGCTGGTGGGTACATTTGAAAATGCTGCAGAAGCATTGCGCTTTTTACAGGAGGATCGGGTAGACCTGTTGTTCCTGGATATTAAAATGCCTGACATTACGGGTATACAATTCATGAAGTCGTTGAAGTATCCGCCTATGGTGGTGTTTACAACGGCGTATGGAGAATATGCGCTGGAAGGCTTTGATCTGGAAGTCGTGGATTACCTGTTAAAGCCGGTACCATTTGAGCGATTCCTCAGGGCAGCTACCAAGGCACTGGAACTGCAGACGATGTCGCAGCAAAAGAATAATGATAACAATAACAATCATGTGAGTGATTATATCTTCATTAAAACAGAGTACAAGATCATTAAGATCAACCTGGAAGATATTCTCTTCATAGAAGCACTGAAAGATTATACGAAGATTTATACACCTTTTCAACCAGTACTGACTTTACGTAGTTTAAAGTCGTTTGAGACAAGATTGCCATCGGACAAGTTTATCAGGGTACACCGCTCTTATGTGGTGTCTTTAAATAAGATTAACTCTGTGGAGAAGAATACGGTAATGATCGCGAATCAGAGTATTCCGATCAGTGATGGGTATAGAGAGAAGTTTTATGATGTGATAAATAGAAATAGCTAA
- a CDS encoding LTA synthase family protein, translated as MKSFWKNIPKYIRFVIVQAIFLYLLTLLFRLIFYFFFFKSTVHDNGAIAKAWNFGLRFDIRLALYVMVPLLIIALISRNSFFTKTWIRRFTFIYLFIIYLVLVWMYIFDLGHYAYLGLRIEPSVMRFLSDGERGDNATMLWETYPIVRVVIAVCLFMWLMGRQYKGLYRRLSKEAPVYLKTGRYTSWTVGIILLFAAGIYGNVAYFPLRWSQAMFSRDNGITSLGLNPVLYYVSNLSVQADTFDEKKTKELYPTIVDYLGIDHPDVNNLNFEREIPGSYEKKKMNVVLVMLESTGACITSMYGNPMQATPNMKALADSGILFNHFYVPAISTARTVYGVTTGVPDVTITQTASRHPRMVDQRVIMDQFKGYEKYYLLGGNTNWANIRAVFTNNVAGVKVYEEGMYSAPKADVWGIADYDLVNEADKLFKDANNRKQPFIAFLQLADNHPPYTTTTGGGGFKKVTEKDIDMAKFKEAGFVSIDQFNALRYEDYNVGHLIDQARKNGYLDNTIFIMFGDHNCSLNPYHFMPVPEYELGSGGVHATCFIYAPGTIQPAKINYPVSLVDVYPTMAKLVGMPVKNYTMGRDMLDSTIKTRYILSVYAKNLMTHMAVIGDQYQYEINMKTGEPALYDLKSKDPMKNVVKELPDTAKGLDRLAKAMYESTRYLMFNNKKPNAK; from the coding sequence ATGAAATCATTTTGGAAGAATATACCTAAGTATATTCGATTTGTGATTGTTCAGGCCATATTCCTCTACCTTTTAACATTGCTGTTTCGGTTGATATTTTATTTTTTCTTCTTTAAATCAACCGTTCACGATAATGGAGCCATTGCTAAAGCCTGGAATTTTGGTTTGCGCTTCGACATTCGCCTGGCACTCTATGTCATGGTACCGTTGTTGATCATTGCCCTGATCTCCCGGAATTCCTTTTTTACAAAGACCTGGATAAGGAGATTCACGTTTATCTACCTTTTTATTATCTATTTGGTCCTGGTATGGATGTACATCTTTGACCTGGGGCATTATGCCTACCTCGGTCTGAGAATAGAACCATCGGTGATGCGCTTCCTGTCTGACGGGGAAAGGGGGGATAATGCGACCATGCTGTGGGAAACCTATCCTATTGTAAGGGTGGTGATCGCCGTTTGCCTCTTTATGTGGCTCATGGGCCGTCAGTACAAAGGGCTGTACCGCCGTCTGAGCAAAGAAGCGCCGGTTTACCTGAAGACAGGCCGTTATACCAGCTGGACAGTGGGTATCATCCTGTTATTTGCCGCCGGCATTTATGGCAATGTGGCTTACTTCCCATTGCGCTGGAGCCAGGCTATGTTTAGCAGAGACAATGGTATTACCAGCTTAGGATTGAACCCGGTTTTATATTACGTATCGAACCTGAGTGTACAGGCCGACACCTTTGACGAGAAAAAGACGAAGGAATTATACCCGACTATTGTGGATTACCTGGGTATAGACCACCCGGATGTGAATAACCTGAACTTTGAGCGGGAAATTCCCGGATCGTACGAGAAGAAGAAAATGAACGTGGTACTGGTCATGCTGGAATCAACAGGGGCTTGTATCACCAGCATGTATGGCAACCCCATGCAGGCTACACCGAATATGAAGGCCCTGGCAGACAGTGGAATTCTCTTCAATCATTTCTATGTACCAGCTATCAGCACCGCCCGTACTGTGTACGGAGTGACAACGGGTGTGCCGGATGTGACAATCACCCAAACTGCCAGCCGCCATCCCAGAATGGTAGACCAGCGGGTGATCATGGACCAGTTCAAGGGGTATGAAAAATACTATCTGCTGGGAGGAAATACCAACTGGGCAAATATACGTGCCGTGTTTACCAACAATGTGGCAGGCGTAAAAGTGTATGAAGAAGGGATGTACAGTGCACCCAAGGCTGATGTATGGGGAATTGCTGACTATGACCTGGTAAATGAGGCCGATAAGTTGTTCAAAGATGCTAATAACAGAAAGCAGCCGTTCATCGCTTTTCTGCAACTGGCTGATAATCATCCTCCATACACCACTACTACCGGTGGTGGCGGATTTAAAAAGGTAACAGAGAAGGATATCGACATGGCGAAGTTTAAAGAAGCCGGTTTTGTATCTATCGATCAGTTCAATGCCCTCCGTTATGAAGATTACAACGTAGGCCACCTGATAGATCAGGCGCGCAAAAACGGCTACCTGGACAATACCATCTTTATCATGTTCGGCGACCATAACTGTAGCCTCAATCCTTACCACTTCATGCCGGTACCGGAATATGAACTTGGTAGTGGTGGGGTACATGCTACCTGCTTTATATATGCGCCGGGTACAATACAACCTGCGAAGATCAATTACCCGGTGAGCCTGGTAGATGTATATCCAACTATGGCGAAGCTGGTAGGTATGCCAGTGAAGAACTACACCATGGGTAGGGATATGCTGGATTCTACCATTAAAACCAGGTATATACTCAGTGTATATGCCAAGAACCTGATGACGCATATGGCAGTGATCGGGGATCAATACCAGTACGAGATAAATATGAAGACCGGGGAACCGGCGCTATATGACCTGAAATCCAAAGATCCCATGAAGAATGTGGTGAAGGAGCTGCCGGATACGGCAAAAGGGCTGGACAGGCTGGCGAAGGCGATGTATGAGAGTACGAGGTATCTGATGTTTAATAATAAGAAGCCAAACGCTAAATAG
- a CDS encoding cysteine desulfurase family protein, whose translation MNRIYFDNAATTPLDQDVLDVMLPFMTEKFGNPSSIYSYGRESRLAIENARKSVAKILNAHPGEIFFTSGGTESSNTAISAAIHNLGCRHIISSEIEHHATLHSVEHLHVRDNIKLSYVKLLPNGHVDMNHLRELLSTSKERCLVTLMHANNEIGNLLDMHAVGNLCKEFDAIFHSDTVQTVGHYPFDLRNTPVHFINGAGHKFHGPKGVGILYINENVKITPFIQGGSQERNMRAGTENLYGIVGFARALELATAHHEEHKEYINGLRMYMAEKLKTEIPGVDFNGDLYGRSLYTVLNVSFPKTEKSEMLLFNLDINGICASGGSACTSGADAGSHVIRAISSNPNMIAVRFSFSKHNTKEEVDRVVAKLKEII comes from the coding sequence TTGAACAGAATTTATTTTGACAACGCAGCGACCACGCCGCTTGACCAGGATGTGCTGGATGTGATGCTGCCTTTCATGACGGAAAAGTTTGGAAATCCTTCTTCCATCTATTCCTATGGCCGGGAGTCACGCCTCGCCATTGAGAATGCGCGCAAGTCAGTAGCCAAAATACTGAATGCCCATCCGGGAGAGATCTTCTTTACTTCAGGCGGTACGGAATCCAGCAATACCGCTATCAGCGCTGCCATCCATAACCTCGGCTGCCGACATATCATCAGTTCTGAGATCGAACACCATGCCACCCTCCACTCTGTAGAGCACCTGCATGTACGTGACAATATCAAACTGAGCTATGTAAAGCTGCTGCCAAATGGACATGTAGACATGAACCACCTGCGTGAACTCCTCTCTACCTCCAAAGAGCGCTGCCTGGTCACACTCATGCATGCGAACAACGAGATCGGCAACCTGCTGGATATGCATGCTGTTGGTAACCTCTGCAAAGAGTTTGACGCCATCTTCCACTCAGATACAGTACAGACAGTGGGTCACTACCCTTTTGACCTGCGCAATACCCCTGTTCACTTTATCAATGGTGCAGGACATAAGTTCCATGGCCCTAAAGGCGTGGGTATCCTATATATAAACGAGAATGTGAAGATCACCCCGTTCATTCAGGGTGGTTCACAGGAAAGGAATATGCGCGCCGGTACAGAAAATCTGTATGGTATAGTAGGTTTTGCCAGGGCATTGGAATTGGCTACTGCTCATCATGAAGAACATAAAGAGTATATCAACGGATTGCGTATGTATATGGCTGAGAAGCTGAAAACAGAGATTCCAGGTGTAGACTTCAATGGAGATCTGTATGGCCGTAGCCTGTATACAGTGTTAAATGTAAGCTTCCCTAAAACGGAGAAGAGTGAGATGCTGCTGTTCAACCTGGATATAAATGGTATTTGTGCTTCTGGTGGTAGTGCGTGTACATCCGGTGCGGATGCAGGTTCTCATGTGATCCGTGCCATTAGCAGCAACCCAAATATGATTGCAGTGAGGTTCTCCTTTAGTAAGCACAATACGAAGGAGGAAGTAGACCGGGTAGTAGCTAAACTGAAAGAAATCATCTAA
- a CDS encoding hemolysin family protein, whose translation MEVVVIIFILILLNGLFSMAEIAMEYSRKARLEYLANKGDEKAKAALKLANNQDRFLSTVQVGITLTSIAIGLLSGIFLRATLVDIISRSPLLSPYSNGIAITIIVVVVSYVTLVLGELLPKRVGMARPEGIAKSVARPMILLSRITYPFIWFLGISTNLLVKIFNVKPSDNNLTEDEIKALITESDAIEETEQEIIERVFHLGDRNITSLMTHRTDIEWLDIHDNKEVVRKKIFDSPHSVYPVCEGQVDHIVGIIKIKDLYMAAASNNYSLSTILRKPLFVPENNSAYQVLEKFKETQSRAAFIVDEYGTFLGMITLNDILEAIVGDMPEIGQNDDWEIVEREDGSFLVDAQIPFYDFLSKFDKEGWVTEFEQEFDTMAGFILHHQEHIPKVGEKFEWRGFTFEIVDMDAHRIDKVLVVAPSPEVEEG comes from the coding sequence ATGGAAGTCGTCGTCATTATCTTCATCCTTATTTTACTGAACGGTCTCTTCTCCATGGCAGAAATAGCTATGGAATATTCGAGGAAGGCCAGGCTGGAATACCTTGCCAATAAAGGGGATGAAAAAGCAAAAGCAGCATTAAAGCTTGCAAACAATCAGGACAGATTTTTGTCCACAGTACAGGTCGGCATTACCCTAACAAGTATTGCCATTGGACTTCTATCTGGTATTTTCCTAAGAGCGACACTCGTCGACATTATCTCAAGATCACCACTGCTTAGCCCATACAGCAATGGCATTGCCATCACGATTATCGTGGTTGTAGTGTCCTATGTGACCCTGGTGCTGGGAGAACTACTGCCCAAAAGGGTGGGAATGGCGCGTCCGGAAGGTATTGCGAAGAGCGTAGCCAGGCCTATGATCCTGTTATCCAGAATCACGTATCCTTTTATCTGGTTTCTGGGAATCTCAACCAATCTGCTGGTAAAGATCTTCAATGTGAAGCCATCAGACAATAACCTCACGGAAGATGAAATCAAGGCCCTGATCACAGAATCAGACGCGATTGAAGAAACCGAGCAGGAGATCATCGAGCGTGTTTTTCACCTCGGAGACCGGAATATTACCTCTCTGATGACCCACCGTACAGATATTGAATGGTTGGACATCCATGATAATAAAGAGGTAGTGAGGAAGAAAATATTTGACAGTCCCCACTCCGTATACCCTGTATGTGAAGGACAGGTAGACCACATCGTAGGTATCATTAAGATTAAGGATCTCTACATGGCTGCCGCTTCCAATAATTATTCCCTGAGTACCATTCTGAGAAAGCCCCTGTTTGTTCCGGAGAACAACTCTGCTTATCAGGTATTGGAAAAATTTAAGGAAACCCAAAGCCGTGCAGCCTTTATCGTAGATGAATACGGTACCTTCCTGGGTATGATCACCCTGAACGATATCCTTGAAGCGATCGTGGGCGACATGCCTGAAATAGGTCAGAACGATGACTGGGAGATTGTGGAACGTGAGGATGGCAGTTTCCTGGTAGACGCCCAGATCCCGTTTTATGACTTCCTCAGCAAGTTTGACAAAGAGGGCTGGGTGACGGAGTTTGAGCAGGAATTTGACACAATGGCCGGCTTTATCCTGCACCACCAGGAACACATTCCTAAAGTAGGGGAGAAGTTCGAGTGGAGAGGATTTACTTTTGAGATAGTTGACATGGATGCCCACAGAATTGATAAAGTACTTGTAGTAGCCCCGTCGCCAGAAGTGGAGGAAGGATAA